Proteins encoded in a region of the Flavobacteriaceae bacterium HL-DH10 genome:
- the gltB gene encoding glutamate synthase large subunit: MLKKQGLYLPEFEHENCGAGFICNLKGEKTNQIIHDALEILVKLEHRGGVSSDGKTGDGAGLLIDIPHDYFKRVCDFEIPAQREYAVGMLFLPKVKNQYQFCKDTFEKEIKAQGLSILGWREVPVDSSQLGEIALASEPNIEQIFIGKTEAIDEAVFKAKLYAARKITEHAIRCSKISQSEYFYLPSLSTTTLIYKGIIMPEDIGPYFTDLQQKDLVTRLALVHQRFSTNTMPAWELAQPFRFMCQNGEINTLRGNVSRMRVREEIMKSDVFGPQIEKLFPIILPGKSDSASMDMVVELLTHTGRSLPEVMMMMIPEAWEKHKTMSEERKAFYDYNACIMEPWDGPASVPFTDGDYVGALLDRNGLRPSRYTVTKSGKLIMSSEIGVVDIAPEDIKSHGRLEPGKMFLVDMNEGRIINDEEIKSRIVSERPYKEWLDKTRLHLKDVPYTNTTCPIETIDIKTRQRLFNYTFEDIQEVITPMAVAGKEALGSMGIDTPLAVLSDRPQLISNYFKQLFAQVTNPPLDGIREEIVTDISLSLGKDRNIFSITERQCRKLKIQNPVISNADLEKIRNISIESFKAETIEMLYPKEKGLNGLEDALDDIIVQIEKALLRKTNIIILSDRGVNKEFAPIPSLLACSYVNHQLNRLRKRSYFDIIIESAEPREPHHFATLFGYGASAINPYMVNEIIRMQVKEGFIEGIDEQKAVDNFNKAIGKGILKVMNKIGISTLHSYRGSQIFEIVGFNSQFVEKYFPYTASRIEGIGLYEIEKEISERYKYAYPDTFIDKRLGLNIGGDYRWRRNGERHMFNPTTVAKLQQAVRLSDQASYDVYAKAVNEQAENLMTIRGLFEFDNLDPIPLDEVEPWTDIVKRFKTGAMSYGSISREAHENLAIAMNRIGGKSNSGEGGEDRKRFIPDANGDSRNSAIKQVASGRFGVTSHYLSNAREIQIKMAQGAKPGEGGQLPGEKVLPWIAAARNSTPFVGLISPPPHHDIYSIEDLAQLIYDLKNANREARINVKLVSEVGVGTIAAGVSKAKADVVLIAGYDGGTGASPLTSLKHAGLPWELGLAEAQQTLVLNNLRSRIVVECDGQLKTGRDVAIACLLGAEEFGFATAPLVASGCIMMRKCHLNTCPVGIATQDKELRKNFKGTPEHVINFFYYIAEELRGIMAQLGFRTMDEMIGQTHKINANKAITHYKAKGLDLSSILHRPDSYREMSVKNSQKQDHNLENVLDFTILKHSRTAIANKVPTTLEFPINNIDRSVGAIISNEISKAHGHLGLPENTLNINFTGSAGQSFGAFGAHGLTFNLEGNTNDYLGKGLSGAKIIVKKPAKADFIAENNIIVGNVCLFGAVEGEAYINGIAGERFAVRNSGAITVVEGVGDHCCEYMTGGKVIVLGTTGRNFAAGMSGGIAYVYDPENKFVNGLCNTETIDFEDILPEDAADLKSWIEKHALYTDSNLAKTLLADWDNTLKNFVRVMPTEYKKALERLAKGEVMVEELEIA; the protein is encoded by the coding sequence ATGCTGAAGAAACAAGGACTCTATTTACCTGAATTTGAACACGAAAATTGTGGCGCAGGTTTTATTTGTAATCTCAAAGGAGAAAAAACAAATCAAATCATTCATGATGCGTTAGAAATTCTAGTAAAACTAGAACACCGTGGAGGTGTTAGCTCCGATGGAAAAACTGGTGATGGTGCTGGTTTATTAATTGATATCCCTCACGATTATTTTAAAAGAGTATGTGATTTTGAAATCCCTGCTCAAAGAGAGTATGCCGTAGGTATGCTATTTTTACCAAAAGTAAAAAACCAATATCAATTTTGTAAAGACACTTTTGAAAAAGAAATAAAAGCGCAAGGACTTTCTATTTTAGGATGGCGAGAAGTTCCTGTAGATTCTTCGCAATTAGGAGAAATAGCTTTAGCTTCAGAACCCAATATAGAACAAATCTTTATTGGAAAAACAGAAGCTATTGATGAGGCTGTATTTAAAGCAAAATTATATGCCGCTCGTAAAATTACTGAACATGCTATTAGATGTTCAAAGATATCTCAAAGCGAATATTTCTACTTACCAAGTTTATCTACAACAACTTTAATATATAAAGGTATTATAATGCCAGAAGATATTGGGCCTTATTTTACAGATTTACAACAGAAAGATTTAGTAACACGCTTAGCTTTAGTACATCAACGCTTCTCAACAAACACTATGCCCGCATGGGAATTGGCTCAACCATTCCGCTTCATGTGTCAAAATGGTGAAATTAATACATTACGAGGTAACGTAAGTAGAATGCGTGTTCGCGAAGAGATTATGAAGAGTGATGTCTTCGGACCTCAAATAGAAAAACTATTCCCTATCATACTTCCTGGAAAATCAGATTCTGCTTCTATGGATATGGTAGTTGAATTATTAACACATACAGGACGCTCTTTACCTGAAGTAATGATGATGATGATTCCTGAAGCATGGGAAAAACACAAAACCATGTCTGAGGAACGTAAAGCATTCTACGATTATAATGCTTGTATTATGGAGCCTTGGGATGGTCCAGCTTCAGTTCCTTTTACCGATGGTGATTATGTAGGAGCCTTATTAGATCGTAATGGTTTAAGACCTTCAAGATATACCGTTACTAAAAGTGGTAAGCTTATCATGTCTTCAGAAATTGGAGTTGTAGATATTGCACCAGAAGATATTAAAAGTCATGGACGTTTAGAACCAGGAAAAATGTTCTTGGTAGACATGAATGAAGGTCGTATTATTAACGATGAAGAAATTAAAAGTAGAATTGTTTCAGAAAGACCATATAAAGAATGGTTAGATAAAACAAGGTTACATTTAAAAGACGTACCATACACAAATACAACGTGTCCAATCGAAACTATCGATATAAAAACAAGACAACGTTTATTTAATTATACATTTGAAGATATTCAAGAGGTTATTACACCAATGGCCGTTGCTGGAAAAGAAGCTTTAGGTTCTATGGGTATAGATACGCCTTTAGCGGTTTTATCTGATAGACCTCAACTCATTTCAAATTACTTTAAACAATTATTCGCACAGGTTACCAATCCACCTTTAGATGGTATTCGAGAAGAAATTGTAACAGATATTAGCTTATCGTTAGGAAAAGACAGAAATATTTTCAGCATTACAGAAAGACAGTGTAGAAAATTAAAAATTCAAAACCCTGTAATTTCTAATGCCGATTTAGAAAAAATAAGAAATATTTCAATAGAAAGTTTTAAAGCTGAAACTATTGAAATGTTATATCCAAAGGAAAAAGGACTTAACGGACTTGAAGACGCCTTAGACGATATTATTGTACAAATTGAAAAAGCCTTATTAAGAAAGACGAATATCATTATCTTGTCTGATAGAGGTGTAAATAAAGAATTTGCTCCTATTCCATCGTTATTGGCTTGTTCTTATGTAAACCATCAATTGAACCGTTTACGTAAGCGTTCTTATTTTGATATTATTATTGAATCTGCCGAACCTAGAGAGCCGCATCATTTTGCTACGTTGTTTGGGTACGGAGCTAGTGCTATTAACCCATACATGGTTAATGAGATTATTAGAATGCAAGTAAAAGAAGGTTTTATTGAAGGTATTGACGAGCAAAAAGCTGTCGATAATTTTAACAAAGCCATTGGAAAAGGTATTTTAAAAGTCATGAACAAAATAGGAATCTCTACATTACATTCATACAGAGGTTCTCAAATATTTGAAATTGTTGGTTTCAACTCACAATTCGTAGAAAAATATTTCCCATACACAGCTTCAAGAATTGAAGGTATTGGTTTATATGAAATTGAAAAAGAAATTAGTGAACGCTATAAATATGCGTATCCTGATACTTTTATAGATAAACGATTAGGATTAAATATTGGTGGTGATTATAGATGGAGACGTAATGGAGAGCGTCACATGTTTAACCCAACAACTGTTGCTAAATTACAGCAAGCGGTTAGATTAAGCGATCAAGCTAGTTATGATGTATACGCAAAAGCGGTAAATGAGCAAGCAGAAAACTTAATGACCATTCGTGGTTTATTTGAGTTTGATAATTTAGATCCTATTCCGTTAGATGAAGTAGAACCATGGACCGATATCGTAAAACGATTCAAAACAGGAGCCATGTCTTACGGGTCGATTTCTAGAGAAGCTCACGAAAATTTAGCCATTGCTATGAACCGAATTGGAGGAAAATCTAATTCTGGTGAAGGTGGTGAAGATAGAAAACGCTTTATTCCAGATGCAAATGGCGATAGCAGAAACTCTGCTATTAAGCAAGTAGCTTCTGGTCGATTTGGAGTGACTTCGCATTACTTATCTAATGCTCGAGAAATTCAAATAAAAATGGCTCAAGGTGCTAAACCTGGAGAAGGCGGACAATTACCTGGTGAAAAAGTGTTGCCATGGATTGCAGCAGCACGTAACTCAACGCCTTTTGTAGGATTGATTTCACCGCCACCGCATCACGATATTTATTCTATTGAAGATTTAGCGCAGTTAATTTACGACTTGAAAAACGCCAATCGTGAAGCACGTATTAATGTAAAACTAGTTTCAGAAGTTGGAGTAGGTACTATTGCTGCTGGTGTTTCAAAAGCAAAAGCAGATGTTGTTCTTATTGCTGGTTATGATGGTGGTACTGGTGCTTCACCTTTAACATCATTAAAACACGCAGGGCTACCTTGGGAACTTGGTTTAGCAGAAGCACAACAAACATTGGTTTTAAACAATTTACGTTCTCGTATAGTTGTAGAATGTGATGGTCAGTTAAAAACTGGTCGTGATGTTGCTATTGCTTGTTTATTAGGAGCTGAGGAATTTGGATTTGCAACTGCACCTCTTGTGGCTTCAGGTTGTATTATGATGCGTAAATGTCATTTAAACACTTGCCCAGTAGGTATTGCAACTCAAGATAAAGAATTACGTAAAAACTTTAAAGGCACACCAGAACACGTTATTAATTTCTTCTACTATATCGCTGAAGAATTAAGAGGTATCATGGCTCAATTAGGGTTTAGAACCATGGATGAAATGATTGGTCAAACTCATAAAATAAACGCTAATAAAGCTATTACACACTATAAAGCAAAAGGATTAGATTTATCTTCTATCTTGCATAGACCAGATTCTTACAGAGAAATGTCTGTTAAGAATTCTCAAAAACAAGATCATAATTTAGAAAATGTTTTAGATTTCACTATCTTAAAGCATTCTAGAACTGCCATTGCGAATAAAGTACCAACAACTTTAGAGTTCCCTATAAATAATATAGACCGTTCAGTAGGGGCTATTATTAGTAACGAAATTTCTAAAGCACATGGGCATCTAGGTTTACCAGAAAACACATTAAATATAAACTTTACTGGTTCTGCAGGACAAAGTTTCGGAGCTTTTGGAGCACACGGACTGACCTTTAACTTAGAAGGAAACACAAATGATTATTTAGGTAAAGGTTTATCTGGAGCTAAAATAATTGTTAAAAAACCTGCTAAAGCTGATTTTATAGCTGAAAACAACATTATAGTTGGTAATGTATGTTTATTTGGAGCAGTTGAAGGAGAAGCTTATATTAATGGTATTGCTGGTGAACGTTTTGCCGTTCGTAACTCAGGAGCCATTACAGTGGTTGAAGGTGTTGGCGATCATTGTTGTGAATATATGACAGGTGGTAAAGTTATTGTTTTAGGAACTACAGGTAGAAATTTTGCTGCTGGTATGAGTGGTGGTATTGCTTATGTATACGATCCAGAAAACAAATTTGTGAACGGATTGTGTAACACAGAAACCATAGATTTTGAAGATATCTTACCAGAAGATGCAGCCGATTTAAAATCATGGATTGAAAAACATGCTTTATATACAGATAGTAATCTTGCTAAAACATTATTAGCCGACTGGGACAATACCTTAAAGAATTTTGTTCGAGTGATGCCTACTGAATATAAAAAAGCATTAGAGCGTTTAGCAAAAGGAGAAGTAATGGTTGAAGAATTAGAAATAGCATAG
- a CDS encoding outer membrane beta-barrel protein, translating into MKKLITLSMLFMATVLFAQEEEAAPSFSVSGSIDAYYRANLNAPNDLDNWTAPGSSFANLPGFALGMANVVMSYEGEKAGFVADLVFGPRGTDAIFASPMYSATGNIVNQLYAYWNVSESVTLTMGNFNTFLGYEVISPTANFNYSTSYLFSYGPFSHTGLKADIALSEDFSLMLGVMNDTDLTEFNPTGDYAFGAQLGFKGQFLNFLLDPSFTEIDFTGGFDLSDDFFLGINAASLTVEDDGGSFTGVALYPQLATSDSFTIGLRGEYFMEGDFFGAIGASDVDGDASVFAVTLTGSFAIDNLTIKPELRLDSASEDGTFMDSDLMPSKSLSSFVLAAIYSF; encoded by the coding sequence ATGAAAAAATTAATTACACTTTCAATGCTTTTTATGGCAACGGTATTATTTGCTCAGGAAGAGGAGGCTGCTCCATCATTTAGTGTTAGTGGAAGTATAGATGCTTATTACAGAGCTAATTTAAATGCGCCAAACGATTTAGATAATTGGACTGCACCGGGCTCATCATTCGCAAACTTGCCAGGTTTTGCTTTAGGTATGGCAAATGTTGTTATGTCTTATGAAGGAGAAAAAGCAGGTTTTGTTGCCGATTTAGTATTTGGACCAAGAGGTACAGATGCTATTTTTGCTTCGCCTATGTATTCTGCAACAGGAAACATTGTTAATCAATTATATGCTTACTGGAATGTTAGTGAGTCTGTAACTCTAACAATGGGTAACTTTAATACCTTTTTAGGTTATGAAGTTATTTCTCCAACAGCAAACTTTAACTACAGTACATCTTATTTATTCTCTTATGGACCATTTAGCCATACAGGTTTAAAAGCTGATATTGCTTTATCGGAAGATTTTAGCTTAATGTTAGGAGTAATGAACGATACAGATTTAACTGAATTTAACCCAACTGGAGATTATGCTTTTGGTGCACAATTAGGATTTAAAGGACAGTTCTTAAACTTCTTGTTAGATCCATCTTTTACTGAGATTGATTTTACAGGTGGATTTGATTTATCTGATGATTTCTTCTTAGGAATAAATGCAGCAAGTTTAACTGTTGAAGATGATGGAGGTTCTTTTACAGGTGTGGCATTATATCCACAGTTAGCTACTTCTGATTCCTTTACTATTGGTTTGAGAGGTGAGTATTTTATGGAAGGTGATTTCTTTGGAGCTATTGGAGCTTCTGATGTTGATGGTGATGCTTCTGTATTTGCAGTAACATTAACTGGTAGTTTTGCAATTGATAATTTAACAATCAAGCCAGAATTAAGATTAGATTCTGCTAGTGAAGATGGAACTTTTATGGATAGTGATTTAATGCCATCTAAAAGCTTAAGTTCATTTGTATTAGCAGCTATTTACTCTTTCTAA
- a CDS encoding ammonium transporter — protein sequence MSMLNMPLIIQDTAAIEGDMGMLWMLISGILVFFMQAGFFLVESGMTDSKNAVNIAMKNFLDIAVGSLAFWFVGYSLMYGADQGGGFFHWGGFTFSQGAADLFFQTVFAATAATIVSGAIAGRTKYTTYAIFSILLTAIIYPIAGGWEWNGGWLNNTDGIMPAEFIDFAGSSIVHSVGGWAALVAAWMVGPRIGKYLDGKPVEMHGHNQMYATLGVFILWLGWFGFNGGSQLAWGGDDATAASQVVLVTNLAAAAGALSALLFTWIKNGKPNLGMTLNGALAGLVSITAGCGNMSEGGAVLAGLIGGILVVLSIGFIEKTLKIDDAVGAISVHGVAGAWGTLVIGLWGIDGDTGIGLFNGGGAAQLGAQAIGVLAYAVWAIVLSFVFLGIMKKTVGLRVSESEEIAGLDISEHGTLAYPGKRQREMED from the coding sequence ATGTCAATGTTAAACATGCCCCTTATAATTCAAGATACCGCCGCAATAGAAGGCGACATGGGAATGCTTTGGATGCTTATTTCAGGTATCTTAGTATTCTTCATGCAAGCAGGATTTTTCTTAGTAGAATCTGGAATGACAGATTCTAAAAACGCAGTGAATATCGCCATGAAAAACTTCTTGGACATTGCAGTTGGTTCTTTGGCTTTCTGGTTTGTTGGATATTCATTAATGTATGGTGCCGATCAAGGTGGAGGTTTCTTTCACTGGGGTGGATTTACTTTTTCTCAAGGAGCTGCCGATTTATTCTTCCAAACTGTATTTGCTGCTACTGCTGCAACTATTGTATCTGGAGCTATTGCAGGAAGAACAAAATATACAACTTACGCTATCTTTAGTATATTATTAACAGCTATCATTTACCCTATCGCTGGTGGTTGGGAATGGAACGGTGGTTGGTTAAATAATACTGATGGTATTATGCCTGCTGAATTTATCGATTTTGCTGGGTCTTCTATAGTTCACTCTGTTGGTGGATGGGCTGCTTTAGTTGCTGCTTGGATGGTAGGACCAAGAATTGGTAAATATTTAGATGGGAAACCTGTTGAAATGCATGGACACAACCAAATGTATGCTACTTTAGGTGTATTTATTCTTTGGTTAGGATGGTTCGGTTTTAATGGTGGTTCTCAATTAGCATGGGGTGGCGATGATGCTACTGCTGCTTCTCAAGTGGTACTTGTAACTAATTTAGCAGCTGCGGCTGGTGCATTAAGTGCCTTACTATTTACTTGGATTAAAAATGGAAAACCTAATTTAGGAATGACTTTAAATGGAGCACTTGCAGGTCTTGTAAGTATTACTGCTGGTTGTGGTAATATGAGTGAAGGCGGTGCTGTTTTAGCTGGTTTAATAGGAGGTATTCTTGTCGTACTTTCAATAGGATTTATTGAAAAAACATTAAAAATTGATGATGCTGTTGGTGCTATTTCTGTACATGGTGTTGCTGGTGCTTGGGGGACTTTAGTTATAGGTCTTTGGGGTATTGATGGTGATACTGGTATCGGTCTTTTCAATGGTGGAGGTGCTGCTCAATTAGGAGCACAAGCTATAGGAGTATTAGCTTATGCTGTATGGGCAATTGTTTTATCGTTTGTTTTCTTAGGAATTATGAAAAAGACAGTTGGACTTAGAGTTTCTGAATCTGAAGAAATTGCAGGTCTTGATATCTCTGAACATGGAACGTTAGCTTACCCAGGTAAGAGACAAAGAGAAATGGAAGATTAA
- a CDS encoding P-II family nitrogen regulator, with protein sequence MKKIEAIIRKSKYRVVKEALHDVGVNFFSYWDVTGLGNEKEGHVYRGVSYSTSDIQRRHISIVVNDDFEEATIQAILNSAGTGEVGDGKIFVSDITECYRIRTGEKGGDTLK encoded by the coding sequence ATGAAGAAAATTGAAGCAATTATTAGAAAATCAAAGTATCGCGTAGTTAAAGAGGCTTTGCATGATGTTGGGGTGAATTTTTTCTCTTACTGGGATGTTACTGGTTTGGGAAATGAAAAAGAAGGTCATGTATATAGAGGCGTGTCTTACAGTACAAGTGATATTCAACGAAGACATATATCAATTGTTGTAAATGATGATTTTGAAGAAGCAACCATTCAAGCAATTCTTAATTCTGCTGGAACAGGAGAAGTTGGAGATGGTAAAATATTTGTATCAGATATAACTGAATGTTACAGAATACGTACTGGAGAAAAAGGTGGAGACACTTTAAAATAA